A stretch of Miscanthus floridulus cultivar M001 chromosome 13, ASM1932011v1, whole genome shotgun sequence DNA encodes these proteins:
- the LOC136502041 gene encoding fruit protein pKIWI501-like, whose product MATVEVQVPTATPVEEAPVVVEAVQPAAVVEETPKEEAAAPVVPETPAVDEPAAAETEVAKEPEPEAVAEAEAAPAETTETKEVEVEVEVEVEAVAEPTEAETKEADAEAAPAAETEAAAAPVEAVPAETEAEPEVAAEPEAAAPAEAETKEAEEEAVAAPVEAETKEAEPAAAAEAEVAVPVPAEDTKEEEAAAPESAATEAAPAQEEAPAAAAAEEAAPALEAAAADDKSE is encoded by the exons ATGGCCACCGTCGAG GTCCAGGTCCCGACTGCCACGCCCGTCGAGGAGGCTCCGGTGGTAGTGGAGGCTGTCCAGCCGGCAGCCGTCGTCGAGGAGACCCCGAAGGAGGAGGCCGCTGCTCCGGTCGTCCCAGAGACCCCGGCCGTGGACGAGCCAGCTGCGGCGGAGACCGAGGTCGCTAAGGAACCGGAGCcggaggcggtggcggaggcCGAGGCTGCCCCTGCCGAGACGACTGAGACCAAggaggtcgaggtcgaggtcgaggtcgaggtcgaggccgTGGCTGAGCCGACTGAGGCAGAGACCAAGGAAGCAGACGCGGAGGCCGCGCCGGCAGCAGAGACGGAGGCTGCTGCTGCCCCCGTCGAGGCTGTCCCGGCCGAGACTGAGGCTGAGCCGGAGGTGGCGGCCGAACCGGAGGCAGCAGCTCCGGCTGAGGCCGAGACCAAGGAAGCGGAGGAAGAGGCTGTGGCGGCCCCGGTCGAGGCCGAGACCAAGGAAGCGGAGCCTGCGGCGGcggccgaggccgaggtggccgtgcccgtgccggctGAGGACaccaaggaggaggaggcagccgCTCCCGAGTCCGCCGCCACAGAAGCCGCGCCGGCGCAGGAGGAAGCACCGGCCGCCGCAGCGGCCGAGGAGGCGGCCCCTGCTctggaggccgccgccgccgatgacaAGTCCGAGTAA